The following DNA comes from Arcobacter cloacae.
AAAGAGAAACAAAATTACGAAAAATTAGAATATATTTTTAGCTATTTTATTATGTTCTTAATTATCTTTTTAAGTTATTTTTTAATAAAACAAATTATCAAAAAAAGTAAAGAATTAGAGTCTATCACAAAAAAAGCTCAACTTTCAGAACAAGAAGCATTAAAAGCAAATGAAACAAAATCAAAATTTCTAGCAAATATGTCTCATGAGATTCGAACACCATTAAATGCTATTATAGGTTTTGCAGATATATTATCAACCTCAAAACTAGATTCAAAAGATATTGAAAAAGCAACGATTATATCAAAAAGTGCAAAAGTGTTACTAAATATTATTAATGATATTTTAGATATATCAAAAATTGAAAGTGGAAAATCTGAAATTTCAAAAAGTTCTTTTAATTTAAGAGAATTAGTAGAACAAATTGTTCAACTTTACACAATAAATACTAAACAAAAAAATATTAGATTTTTATACAGATTAGATAAAAATATTCCAGAATTTATCATAAGTGATGAAACAAAAATCAAACAAGTTTTATCAAATATTCTGAGTAATGCCATCAAATTTACACCTAAAGATGGAAAAATCTGTTTTGATGTTGAATTAATAAAATTTGAAAATAATATTGCAAAAATAAAATTTTCTATAAAAGATGAAGGAATTGGTATTTCTATTGAAGATCAAAAGAAAATCTTTGAACCTTTTTCTCAAGCAGATGGAAGTATCTCTAAAAAATATGGTGGTACAGGTTTGGGATTAACAATAAGCTTAAATATTGTAAAAATGTTAGGATCACAAATTCAATTAGAGAGTGAGATAAATAAAGGGAGTAATTTTTTCTTTGAACTTGATTTAGAAGTGAAAAATACAAACACTATTGACTCTTCAAAATTTGAATACGATTTTGCTATTTGTAATGTTATTGATGATAGTGAAAATATAAAAGAACATTTATCTAGTGTAGTTAAATATTTTGGAAGAATTCATCAAGATGATGAAATTGAAAAATGTAAAAAAATAGATTTAATATTCTGTTTTGGAGATTCTCAATTTTATAACAAATTAAAAGAGAGAAAAAACAGATTTAATTGTCCTGTTGTTTTCGTAGGAAATATAGAAAAACTAAATAATAATATAATGAAACATCTAATGGATTATTTTTTAGATGTACCTATTTATGGTTCTAAAATATTTAATATAATTGCAGAAGCTAAATCGATTGAAAAAAACAACCAAATTATAGAAGAGACTAATAAAAAATATAAAGGAAAGATACTTGTAGCAGAAGATAATGCTAACAATCAACTATTAATGGAAATAATACTAAATGATTTAGGATTAGATGTTACTATTGTAGAAAATGGGAAAGTTGCTTTTGAAAAATATAAAGAGAATCTTTACGATTTGATATTTATGGATATAAATATGCCTATTATGGATGGGATAGAAACATTAAAAGAGATTAAAAAGTATGAAAAAGAGCATCAAAAAATTCACACTCCAATAATAGCTCTTACAGCAAATGCAATACAAACCGACAAAGAAAAGTATATAGAAGATGGAATGGATGGATATTTGAGTAAACCAATTGTAAATGCTGAATTAATTAAATTGTTAGATTTATATTTAGATAAAAATTGAGAATAAAATCTAACAATTAATTGTTAGATTTTAAAAGTGATAAAATAATCCTGCGTAAGCACCTTTAACTTGAATATCAGAATAAACATCACTTACATCATCAAGTTCAATTTTTTGAGTTCTATATCCTACTGTTGCGCCTAAACCAAATGATGTTTCATAAGATAAACCACCTTTTAAATCATAAAAAGTATTTGAATCATAAGATATATAACTAATATCACTTTCAAGAGATAAACCACTAAATGGTAAATCAAATTTAGCTTTTGCATAAACCATAGGAATAACATAATTTAAATCTTTTGATGAAGCTGTTTGAGTAGTTGAATCAACTTGTGTTGAAGCATCAATATATTTAGCATTTACCCCAAAATCAAAATTTACCCAATTATCTAATAGTTCATAATAAAAAATAAAATCTGTTTGATTTAATTTCAAAGTAGAATTAACAGTTCCTGTATATGTTTTATTGTCAAAAGTAAAACTTGCATTTTTAGAAGATTTTTCATCAAGTTGCGTATGTTGAATCTTTAAGTTTGGAATAATTGGAATTGGATGTTCAAAACTTGCCCAAACAAAATTTGTATTAAAATCTTTATATCCTAAATCTCTATCTAAATCAATTTTGTCACCTTTGTAACTAAAATCACCAGAAGTTTTTGCTCCCCAATAAGCACCACCTAATTCAAAACCAAAAATATCAGCATTAGCACCAAGAGCTAAAACTGCACTTAAAGATAATAAAACAATATTTTTTTTCATAATTTTCCCTTTTTATATTTTTGATAATAAACTATCTATTTTTTTATTTGCTTCAATTATAGTTTCTAAAGATATCTCTTCACTTAAAATTTGAGAATAAACTGTATCAACTATTTGCTTTAAAGTTATAGGTTTTGCAAGTTGATTTGCAAATAAAAGCATATTTACACCTGAATTTATAGCTAAAGTTAAAGTTTGTTTTAAATCATAATGTTTAGAAATAGCTTGCATTTGTAAATCATCACTAATTAAAACTCCATCAAATCCAAGTTTATATCTTAATAACTTTGTATTTACTTCATAAG
Coding sequences within:
- a CDS encoding TIGR04219 family outer membrane beta-barrel protein is translated as MKKNIVLLSLSAVLALGANADIFGFELGGAYWGAKTSGDFSYKGDKIDLDRDLGYKDFNTNFVWASFEHPIPIIPNLKIQHTQLDEKSSKNASFTFDNKTYTGTVNSTLKLNQTDFIFYYELLDNWVNFDFGVNAKYIDASTQVDSTTQTASSKDLNYVIPMVYAKAKFDLPFSGLSLESDISYISYDSNTFYDLKGGLSYETSFGLGATVGYRTQKIELDDVSDVYSDIQVKGAYAGLFYHF
- a CDS encoding ATP-binding protein, which gives rise to MFRNNNILNGLLALVFTFILGYIGLIFINKIFKDMVTTLDLKVKNEQARYKITEFILKEISSMETNYYKMFILTDTKDLQNIEKEIKKEIDDIENAIKILTKGGILENHIKLNLIEATFITDKIEFTPSLNQKLTLEKINLSEKLYELQQKIEQIKNISSNITTQEKIIQINLLATSFTKIKENVIKLLYYSRKNISELENNIQKEKQNYEKLEYIFSYFIMFLIIFLSYFLIKQIIKKSKELESITKKAQLSEQEALKANETKSKFLANMSHEIRTPLNAIIGFADILSTSKLDSKDIEKATIISKSAKVLLNIINDILDISKIESGKSEISKSSFNLRELVEQIVQLYTINTKQKNIRFLYRLDKNIPEFIISDETKIKQVLSNILSNAIKFTPKDGKICFDVELIKFENNIAKIKFSIKDEGIGISIEDQKKIFEPFSQADGSISKKYGGTGLGLTISLNIVKMLGSQIQLESEINKGSNFFFELDLEVKNTNTIDSSKFEYDFAICNVIDDSENIKEHLSSVVKYFGRIHQDDEIEKCKKIDLIFCFGDSQFYNKLKERKNRFNCPVVFVGNIEKLNNNIMKHLMDYFLDVPIYGSKIFNIIAEAKSIEKNNQIIEETNKKYKGKILVAEDNANNQLLMEIILNDLGLDVTIVENGKVAFEKYKENLYDLIFMDINMPIMDGIETLKEIKKYEKEHQKIHTPIIALTANAIQTDKEKYIEDGMDGYLSKPIVNAELIKLLDLYLDKN